From the Tripterygium wilfordii isolate XIE 37 chromosome 6, ASM1340144v1, whole genome shotgun sequence genome, one window contains:
- the LOC120001032 gene encoding homeobox-leucine zipper protein MERISTEM L1-like: MFNLAFEAMEELIKMAQTGEPLWITSLDGSGPALNEDEYVKAFPNRIGSEPNALIKREASRGNTVVMMKRNSLVEILMDVNQWSTVFVSMVSNPLTLEIISKGEEEESYNGALQVMTAEYQVPTPFVPTRESYFLRYCKKHEDGTWAVVDVSLESPISRCHRRPSGCLIQEMTSGYSKVTWVEHVEVQELDEGVDDLYKQLLSSGHVFVAKHWVATLDRHSERLASILMTTNINLPDSDVSAMTSEDGRKGMLKLAERMMASFCTGVCSISTSQCLVIDNVRVTVQKSTVDDPGKPSGLVLCAATFFHIPVTPKRVYDFLRDKNSRSEWDILSNGASVEEMARIATGRGTGNGVSLLRLDHSNSSQTNILVLEETCSDRTSSFIVYAPVDMAEMKTVRDGGDPYKMPLLPSGFAIFSDGSSGGSDGGGSLITIGFQILVSSLVSSGECHFNSIANINNLIESTIEKIFEGFHVKRG, translated from the exons ATGTTCAATTTGGCTTTCGAAGCCATGGAGGAGCTAATCAAAATGGCTCAAACAGGTGAGCCATTGTGGATCACTAGCCTTGATGGTTCAGGCCCTGCGCTCAATGAAGATGAGTACGTTAAGGCTTTTCCTAACCGGATCGGCTCGGAGCCTAATGCTTTGATTAAGCGTGAGGCTTCAAGGGGAAATACTGTTGTGATGATGAAACGCAATAGCCTTGTTGAGATTCTAATGGATGTG AATCAGTGGTCAACTGTGTTTGTTAGCATGGTCAGTAACCCACTGACTTTGGAGATAAtatcaaaaggagaagaagaggaaagtTACAATGGAGCGTTGCAAGtg atGACAGCAGAATATCAGGTTCCTACACCATTTGTACCAACTCGAGAGAGTTACTTCCTAAGGTACTGTAAAAAACATGAAGATGGAACTTGGGCTGTTGTGGATGTATCCCTGGAGAGTCCAATTTCAAGGTGCCATAGAAGGCCATCCGGCTGTTTGATTCAAGAAATGACCAGTGGCTACTCAAAG GTTACATGGGTTGAACATGTTGAAGTGCAAGAATTAGATGAAGGTGTTGACGATCTGTACAAACAGCTTCTCAGCTCTGGCCATGTATTCGTGGCCAAACACTGGGTAGCTACGCTAGATCGACACTCGGAACGCCTTGCAAGTATCCTCATGACAACAAACATTAATCTTCCTGATAGTGATGTCTCTG CGATGACAAGTGAAGATGGGAGGAAGGGCATGCTGAAGCTCGCGGAGCGAATGATGGCTAGCTTCTGTACTGGAGTGTGCAGTATTAGTACTTCTCAATGTCTCGTTATTGATAATGTAAGGGTCACAGTCCAAAAGAGTACTGTAGATGATCCAGGAAAACCTTCTGGGCTTGTTTTATGCGCCGCAACATTCTTTCACATTCCTGTCACACCGAAAAGGGTTTACGATTTCCTCCGCGACAAGAACTCCCGTAGtgag TGGGATATCTTATCAAATGGAGCAAGTGTGGAGGAAATGGCACGCATTGCCACCGGCAGGGGTACGGGCAATGGAGTGTCTCTACTTCGATTGGAT CATTCCAATTCAAGCCAGACAAACATACTGGTTTTGGAAGAGACATGCAGTGACCGAACGAGTTCTTTTATTGTCTATGCCCCGGTTGATATGGCTGAGATGAAAACAGTGCGCGACGGGGGAGACCCTTACAAGATGCCCCTTCTGCCTTCTGGGTTTGCTATCTTCTCCGATGGGAGTAGTGGAGGAAGTGATGGAGGTGGATCCCTCATCACCATTGGGTTTCAGATTTTGGTTAGTTCACTGGTTTCTTCAGGAGAATGTCATTTTAATTCAATTGCTAATATTAACAATTTGATTGAGTCAACAATCGAAAAGATCTTCGAAGGCTTCCATGTCAAGCGAGGATGA
- the LOC120000470 gene encoding sigma intracellular receptor 2 — protein MFALVKLLDIVLFPLFLTIALAAPLIDAQTCLPRDLFPDHLINLKQWYTREFGDYLFIEKPNFFIGLIWLELLFQWPLTLLNLYGILGAKSWLPTTCLIYGNSSFTSMAAVLAEVTGSGKASDKMLFTYLPFLGCGVLAILRGLMPPSAKATSGSATIGRRSKLARKKKA, from the exons ATGTTCGCCCTAGTGAAGCTACTAGACATCGTTCTCTTCCCCTTGTTTTTGACAATTGCTTTGGCCGCGCCTTTAATAGACGCGCAGACATGTCTTCCTCGCGATCTCTTCCCTGACCATCTGATCAATCTCAAGCAATGGTACACCCGCGAATTTGGCGACTATCTCTTCATTGAGAAACCCAATTTCTTTATCGGTCTCATCTGGTTAGAGCTGCTCTTCCAGTGGCCTCTCACGCTGCTCAATTTATACGGGATTTTGGGTGCCAAGTCTTGGTTGCCCACCACCTGTTTGATCTATGGCAATTCTTCTTTTACTTCAATG GCTGCTGTATTGGCAGAGGTGACAGGGTCAGGTAAGGCTTCTGATAAGATGCTGTTCACTTATTTGCCTTTCCTTGGATGTGGTGTTTTGGCGATTCTGCGTGGGCTGATGCCACCATCTGCAAAGGCCACTTCTGGATCTGCCACAATTGGCAGGAGATCAAAATTGGCTAGAAAGAAGAAAGCTTGA
- the LOC120000088 gene encoding septum-promoting GTP-binding protein 1-like has product MTQFNLSRSIRSRVVFLRKFLIRFWNHVLMCSIGKPVQYRVLPPSQSPSPSITPSPSSVDLESGEPPMNVAPLCHNDDIDSDLISLKISLLGDSQIGKTSFLEKYVEDPNQQKKMGSKKNGLTSMDKTLFVKSVRISYSIWELQDDSRSVERMAIACQDSVAILFMFDLSSRRTLNSVIRWYQEATKWNQRAILILIGTKFDEFIQLPIDLQWTIASQARAYAKAMNATLFFSSATYNINVNKIFKFITAKLFDLPWTVERNLTIGEPIIDF; this is encoded by the exons ATGACTCAATTCAACCTTTCTCGCTCAATCCGGTCCCGTGTCGTCTTCCTCCGGAAATTCCTCATTCGCTTCTGGAACCATGTTCTCATGTGTTCCATCGGAAAGCCGGTTCAATACAGAGTCCTGCCTCCTTCTCAGTCGCCTTCGCCTTCTATAACTCCGTCACCATCCTCGGTGGACCTTGAGAGCGGAGAGCCACCGATGAACGTGGCGCCATTGTGTCATAATGATGACATTGACTCAGATTTGATTTCGCTGAAGATCAGCCTCTTAGGCGATAGCCAGATTGGAAAAACAAGTTTCTTG GAGAAGTACGTAGAGGATCCCAACCAACAAAAAAAGATGGGCTCGAAGAAGAATGGTTTGACGTCGATGGACAAGACATTGTTTGTCAAAAGTGTTCGTATTTCTTACAGTATCTGGGAACTTCAAG ATGACAGTAGGTCTGTGGAACGAATGGCTATTGCTTGTCAGGATTCTGTGGCTATTTTGTTCATGTTTGATCTATCTAGTCGGCGAACATTGAATAG TGTTATACGCTGGTATCAAGAAGCAACGAAATGGAATCAG AGGGCAATTCTCATTCTAATAGGGACCAAGTTTGACGAATTCATCCAACTCCCAATTGATTTGCAATGGACAATTGCCAGCCAG GCTAGAGCATATGCAAAGGCTATGAATGCTACTCTCTTCTTCTCAAGTGCTACCTACAACATTAACGTGAACAAGATCTTCAAGTTCATTACTGCCAAGCTCTTTGACCTCCCATGGACTGTGGAGCGCAATCTCACCATTGGAGAGCCCATTATCGATTTCTAG
- the LOC119999653 gene encoding glutamate receptor 3.7 isoform X1 — protein MLLGRYSSTMKQRVILNLTILFWVFLYGSVYCQRPAVVNLGAIFTFDSVIGRAAKTAIEAAVADVNADPRVLGGTKLNLIMEDANCSAFFGAIRAFRVIEKEVVAIIGPQSSGIAHMISEIANAVQVPLLSFAATDPTLSALQFPFFLRTTQSDAHQMAAMADLIDYYGWKEVIAIFVDDYYGRNGISALENELEKKMSKILHKLPLPVWFDDSLIVDFLNQSKSLSPRVYVVHVNPDPGLRIFTIAKNLQMMTGNYVWLTSDWLSTTLDSLYPKKPKSLNLLHGVVGLRPHIPKSRQTSAFVYRWKEMLHKALITTELNVYGLYAYDTVWTIAYSIEKFIKEFGNVSFSLNDMSVDTRSTDKLLGKLKVFDGGTLLHKKIMEINFTGLTGQVHFDQDRNVVGYGYDVINIDQMAIRTVGYWTSLSGFSYVPQEIYKEDRGIYNFHMDQKLNNVTWPSGKTETPRGWVIADNGRPLIIGVPKRVSFTEFAMEMPDSHKIQGYCIDIFTESLKLVPYDVPYRFESFGDGHSNPSYDKLVQMVADNVFDLAVGDIAITTNRTKFVDFSQPYAATGLVVVAPIDKSEPNAWVFLQPFTTEMWFTIGAAFVIIGVVIWILEHRVNTDFRGPPRRQFATIFLPSCCRFSFSTLYKKNKETPLSPLGRMVMVVWLFVLMVITSSYTANLTSILTVQQLSSPITGIDSLIASNLPIGFQVGSFAYSYLTEDLYIHKSRLVPLGSPEEYERALRRGPSDGGVAAIVEELPYVRLFLSNQSDFGITGQSFTKSGWGFAFQRDSLLAVDISTAILKLSENGKLQSLQEKWFCKMGCPEERRQDAEPEKLQLISFWGLYLLCGCFALSTLLLFLLRAIWQFVRYKRKQKKDPSPSSSSPSSRTRHSQPIHNFIDFIDKKEETIKKMFTRHENRQPQPEPGTTATR, from the exons ATGTTACTGGGTCGATACTCTTCAACCATGAAACAGAGAGTGATTCTGAATTTGACGATTTTGTTCTGGGTTTTTCTTTACGGCTCTGTGTACTGCCAGAGGCCTGCTGTCGTTAACCTTGGTGCCATCTTTACTTTTGATTCGGTTATTGGCAGAGCAGCTAAGACAGCAATTGAAGCTGCAGTGGCTGATGTTAATGCCGACCCTAGAGTTCTCGGTGGGACAAAACTGAATTTGATCATGGAGGATGCGAATTGCAGTGCCTTCTTCGGTGCCATTAGAG CTTTTCGGGTTATTGAGAAAGAGGTAGTGGCCATAATTGGCCCACAGTCTTCTGGAATTGCTCATATGATTTCTGAGATTGCAAATGCTGTTCAAGTACCTCTTCTTTCGTTTGCTGCAACTGATCCAACTCTGTCTGCTCTTCAATTTCCCTTCTTTCTACGAACTACGCAAAGTGACGCCCATCAAATGGCTGCCATGGCTGATTTAATTGATTACTACGGGTGGAAAGAAGTCATTGCCATCTTTGTGGATGATTATTATGGGAGAAATGGCATCTCTGCTTTGGAGAATGAGCTTGAGAAGAAAATGTCAAAGATCTTACATAAATTGCCTTTGCCTGTCTGGTTCGATGACAGCCTAATCGTCGATTTCCTCAATCAATCTAAATCACTCAGTCCTCGTGTTTATGTTGTTCATGTTAATCCTGACCCAGGATTAAGAATCTTTACCATAGCCAAGAACCTTCAAATGATGACCGGCAACTATGTTTGGCTAACATCAGATTGGCTTTCGACCACTCTGGATTCTTTATATCCCAAGAAACCAAAGTCACTGAATCTTCTCCACGGAGTAGTTGGGCTTCGTCCTCATATTCCAAAGTCTAGGCAGACTTCGGCTTTTGTTTACCGTTGGAAGGAAATGCTGCACAAGGCTTTAATCACTACTGAGCTGAATGTGTATGGACTTTATGCATATGATACAGTTTGGACAATTGCCTATTCAATTGAAAAGTTCATCAAGGAATTTGGCAATGTTTCGTTTTCATTAAATGATATGTCAGTTGATACAAGATCAACTGATAAGCTGCTGGGGAAACTCAAAGTTTTTGATGGCGGCACTCTtctacataaaaaaataatggagatAAACTTCACTGGTTTAACCGGTCAAGTTCACTTTGATCAAGATAGAAACGTTGTTGGTTATGGTTATGATGTAATTAATATAGACCAGATGGCCATCCGTACAGTCGGTTACTGGACAAGTCTTTCTGGGTTTTCATATGTACCCCAAGAGATTTACAAAGAGGATAGAGGGATCTATAATTTCCACATGGATCAGAAACTTAACAATGTTACGTGGCCTAGTGGAAAGACGGAAACACCACGTGGTTGGGTGATTGCTGATAATGGTAGACCATTGATAATAGGAGTGCCAAAAAGAGTCAGTTTTACTGAATTTGCGATGGAAATGCCTGACAGCCATAAAATCCAAGGATACTGTATTGATATATTCACTGAGTCATTAAAATTAGTCCCGTATGATGTTCCTTACAGGTTCGAGTCATTTGGGGATGGTCATTCCAACCCCAGTTATGACAAGCTTGTGCAAATGGTTGCAGATAAT GTATTTGATTTAGCTGTTGGGGATATTGCAATAACAACAAACAGGACAAAGTTTGTGGATTTTTCTCAGCCTTATGCTGCTACTGGTCTTGTTGTTGTGGCTCCAATCGACAAGTCAGAACCAAATGCTTGGGTGTTTCTCCAACCATTTACAACAGAGATGTGGTTCACCATTGGGGCTGCTTTTGTGATAATTGGAGTGGTCATTTGGATTCTAGAACATCGGGTCAATACAGACTTTCGAGGTCCTCCTAGGAGGCAGTTTGCAACAATATTTCT TCCTTCATGTTGCAGGTTCAGCTTCTCAACACTGTATAAGAAAAACA AAGAAACACCATTAAGTCCCTTGGGAAGAATGGTTATGGTGGTCTGGCTTTTTGTATTGATGGTGATAACATCGAGCTACACAGCAAATTTGACTTCAATCCTCACAGTTCAGCAGCTTTCTTCGCCAATCACTGGGATTGACAGCTTAATTGCTAGTAATTTGCCTATTGGGTTCCAAGTAGGGTCTTTTGCTTATAGCTATCTCACAGAAGACCTTTACATTCACAAGTCAAGACTTGTTCCCTTGGGATCTCCAGAAGAGTATGAAAGAGCTCTACGTCGTGGGCCAAGTGATGGAGGGGTGGCAGCTATCGTGGAAGAACTTCCGTACGTGCGGTTGTTTCTGTCAAACCAAAGTGATTTTGGGATCACAGGTCAATCATTTACAAAAAGCGGATGGGGATTT GCTTTTCAGAGAGATTCGTTACTTGCTGTCGATATCTCCACTGCAATTCTGAAACTTTCCGAGAATGGAAAGCTTCAGAGTCTCCAGGAGAAGTGGTTTTGCAAGATGGGTTGCCCTGAAGAGAGGAGGCAGGACGCGGAGCCTGAGAAACTCCAGTTGATCAGCTTCTGGGGACTATATCTTTTATGCGGTTGCTTTGCTCTCTCTACACTTTTATTGTTTCTACTGCGAGCAATTTGGCAATTTGTTCGATACAAACGAAAGCAGAAGAAGGACCCTTCCCCTTCTTCCTCCTCGCCTTCATCCAGAACTCGTCATTCTCAACCCATTCACAACTTTATTGACTTCATTGACAAGAAGGAAGAAACTATCAAGAAAATGTTTACTCGGCATGAGAATCGACAACCTCAACCTGAACCTGGGACAACTGCAACAAGATGA
- the LOC119999653 gene encoding glutamate receptor 3.7 isoform X2 has protein sequence MLLGRYSSTMKQRVILNLTILFWVFLYGSVYCQRPAVVNLGAIFTFDSVIGRAAKTAIEAAVADVNADPRVLGGTKLNLIMEDANCSAFFGAIRAFRVIEKEVVAIIGPQSSGIAHMISEIANAVQVPLLSFAATDPTLSALQFPFFLRTTQSDAHQMAAMADLIDYYGWKEVIAIFVDDYYGRNGISALENELEKKMSKILHKLPLPVWFDDSLIVDFLNQSKSLSPRVYVVHVNPDPGLRIFTIAKNLQMMTGNYVWLTSDWLSTTLDSLYPKKPKSLNLLHGVVGLRPHIPKSRQTSAFVYRWKEMLHKALITTELNVYGLYAYDTVWTIAYSIEKFIKEFGNVSFSLNDMSVDTRSTDKLLGKLKVFDGGTLLHKKIMEINFTGLTGQVHFDQDRNVVGYGYDVINIDQMAIRTVGYWTSLSGFSYVPQEIYKEDRGIYNFHMDQKLNNVTWPSGKTETPRGWVIADNGRPLIIGVPKRVSFTEFAMEMPDSHKIQGYCIDIFTESLKLVPYDVPYRFESFGDGHSNPSYDKLVQMVADNVFDLAVGDIAITTNRTKFVDFSQPYAATGLVVVAPIDKSEPNAWVFLQPFTTEMWFTIGAAFVIIGVVIWILEHRVNTDFRGPPRRQFATIFLFSFSTLYKKNKETPLSPLGRMVMVVWLFVLMVITSSYTANLTSILTVQQLSSPITGIDSLIASNLPIGFQVGSFAYSYLTEDLYIHKSRLVPLGSPEEYERALRRGPSDGGVAAIVEELPYVRLFLSNQSDFGITGQSFTKSGWGFAFQRDSLLAVDISTAILKLSENGKLQSLQEKWFCKMGCPEERRQDAEPEKLQLISFWGLYLLCGCFALSTLLLFLLRAIWQFVRYKRKQKKDPSPSSSSPSSRTRHSQPIHNFIDFIDKKEETIKKMFTRHENRQPQPEPGTTATR, from the exons ATGTTACTGGGTCGATACTCTTCAACCATGAAACAGAGAGTGATTCTGAATTTGACGATTTTGTTCTGGGTTTTTCTTTACGGCTCTGTGTACTGCCAGAGGCCTGCTGTCGTTAACCTTGGTGCCATCTTTACTTTTGATTCGGTTATTGGCAGAGCAGCTAAGACAGCAATTGAAGCTGCAGTGGCTGATGTTAATGCCGACCCTAGAGTTCTCGGTGGGACAAAACTGAATTTGATCATGGAGGATGCGAATTGCAGTGCCTTCTTCGGTGCCATTAGAG CTTTTCGGGTTATTGAGAAAGAGGTAGTGGCCATAATTGGCCCACAGTCTTCTGGAATTGCTCATATGATTTCTGAGATTGCAAATGCTGTTCAAGTACCTCTTCTTTCGTTTGCTGCAACTGATCCAACTCTGTCTGCTCTTCAATTTCCCTTCTTTCTACGAACTACGCAAAGTGACGCCCATCAAATGGCTGCCATGGCTGATTTAATTGATTACTACGGGTGGAAAGAAGTCATTGCCATCTTTGTGGATGATTATTATGGGAGAAATGGCATCTCTGCTTTGGAGAATGAGCTTGAGAAGAAAATGTCAAAGATCTTACATAAATTGCCTTTGCCTGTCTGGTTCGATGACAGCCTAATCGTCGATTTCCTCAATCAATCTAAATCACTCAGTCCTCGTGTTTATGTTGTTCATGTTAATCCTGACCCAGGATTAAGAATCTTTACCATAGCCAAGAACCTTCAAATGATGACCGGCAACTATGTTTGGCTAACATCAGATTGGCTTTCGACCACTCTGGATTCTTTATATCCCAAGAAACCAAAGTCACTGAATCTTCTCCACGGAGTAGTTGGGCTTCGTCCTCATATTCCAAAGTCTAGGCAGACTTCGGCTTTTGTTTACCGTTGGAAGGAAATGCTGCACAAGGCTTTAATCACTACTGAGCTGAATGTGTATGGACTTTATGCATATGATACAGTTTGGACAATTGCCTATTCAATTGAAAAGTTCATCAAGGAATTTGGCAATGTTTCGTTTTCATTAAATGATATGTCAGTTGATACAAGATCAACTGATAAGCTGCTGGGGAAACTCAAAGTTTTTGATGGCGGCACTCTtctacataaaaaaataatggagatAAACTTCACTGGTTTAACCGGTCAAGTTCACTTTGATCAAGATAGAAACGTTGTTGGTTATGGTTATGATGTAATTAATATAGACCAGATGGCCATCCGTACAGTCGGTTACTGGACAAGTCTTTCTGGGTTTTCATATGTACCCCAAGAGATTTACAAAGAGGATAGAGGGATCTATAATTTCCACATGGATCAGAAACTTAACAATGTTACGTGGCCTAGTGGAAAGACGGAAACACCACGTGGTTGGGTGATTGCTGATAATGGTAGACCATTGATAATAGGAGTGCCAAAAAGAGTCAGTTTTACTGAATTTGCGATGGAAATGCCTGACAGCCATAAAATCCAAGGATACTGTATTGATATATTCACTGAGTCATTAAAATTAGTCCCGTATGATGTTCCTTACAGGTTCGAGTCATTTGGGGATGGTCATTCCAACCCCAGTTATGACAAGCTTGTGCAAATGGTTGCAGATAAT GTATTTGATTTAGCTGTTGGGGATATTGCAATAACAACAAACAGGACAAAGTTTGTGGATTTTTCTCAGCCTTATGCTGCTACTGGTCTTGTTGTTGTGGCTCCAATCGACAAGTCAGAACCAAATGCTTGGGTGTTTCTCCAACCATTTACAACAGAGATGTGGTTCACCATTGGGGCTGCTTTTGTGATAATTGGAGTGGTCATTTGGATTCTAGAACATCGGGTCAATACAGACTTTCGAGGTCCTCCTAGGAGGCAGTTTGCAACAATATTTCT GTTCAGCTTCTCAACACTGTATAAGAAAAACA AAGAAACACCATTAAGTCCCTTGGGAAGAATGGTTATGGTGGTCTGGCTTTTTGTATTGATGGTGATAACATCGAGCTACACAGCAAATTTGACTTCAATCCTCACAGTTCAGCAGCTTTCTTCGCCAATCACTGGGATTGACAGCTTAATTGCTAGTAATTTGCCTATTGGGTTCCAAGTAGGGTCTTTTGCTTATAGCTATCTCACAGAAGACCTTTACATTCACAAGTCAAGACTTGTTCCCTTGGGATCTCCAGAAGAGTATGAAAGAGCTCTACGTCGTGGGCCAAGTGATGGAGGGGTGGCAGCTATCGTGGAAGAACTTCCGTACGTGCGGTTGTTTCTGTCAAACCAAAGTGATTTTGGGATCACAGGTCAATCATTTACAAAAAGCGGATGGGGATTT GCTTTTCAGAGAGATTCGTTACTTGCTGTCGATATCTCCACTGCAATTCTGAAACTTTCCGAGAATGGAAAGCTTCAGAGTCTCCAGGAGAAGTGGTTTTGCAAGATGGGTTGCCCTGAAGAGAGGAGGCAGGACGCGGAGCCTGAGAAACTCCAGTTGATCAGCTTCTGGGGACTATATCTTTTATGCGGTTGCTTTGCTCTCTCTACACTTTTATTGTTTCTACTGCGAGCAATTTGGCAATTTGTTCGATACAAACGAAAGCAGAAGAAGGACCCTTCCCCTTCTTCCTCCTCGCCTTCATCCAGAACTCGTCATTCTCAACCCATTCACAACTTTATTGACTTCATTGACAAGAAGGAAGAAACTATCAAGAAAATGTTTACTCGGCATGAGAATCGACAACCTCAACCTGAACCTGGGACAACTGCAACAAGATGA
- the LOC119999684 gene encoding 50S ribosomal protein L6, chloroplastic-like: MTTSVTSSLQTSNFRSLFFGEGNVICVSSGPVARVSFMRTTIECKESRIGKQPMEVPSNVTIAMEGRDLKVKGPLGELSITYPSEVKLEKEESGNLRVRKAVETRRANQMHGLFRTLTNNMLVGVSKGFEKKLQLIGVGYRAMLEGKDLVLNLGFSHPVRMEIPDGLQVKVEENTRITVSGFDKSAIGQFAASIRKWRPPEPYKGKGVKYADEVVRRKEGKAGKKK; the protein is encoded by the exons ATGACCACTTCAGTCACCTCTTCTCTTCAAACCAG CAACTTTAGGTCGCTATTTTTTGGTGAGGGAAATGTCATTTGCGTATCCAGTGGTCCTGTTGCCCGTGTTAGTTTCATGAGGACAACTATCGAGTGTAAGGAATCAAGGATAGGGAAACAGCCCATGGAAGTGCCATCAAATGTCACGATAGCAATGGAAGGTCGGGATTTGAAAGTGAAGGGCCCTTTGGGGGAACTTTCCATTACTTATCCATCAGAGGTGAAGCTTGAAAAGGAGGAGTCTGGAAATCTAAGGGTCAGAAAGGCTGTAGAAACTAGAAGGGCCAATCAAATGCATGGGCTTTTCAG GACACTAACCAACAACATGCTGGTGGGAGTATCTAAAGGGTTCGAGAAGAAACTTCAATTGATTGGCGTTGGATATCGTGCAATGCTGGAAGGAAAAGATTTGGTATTGAATCTCGGGTTCTCTCATCCGGTTAGGATGGAAATCCCCGATGGTCTTCAAGTAAAAGTTGAAGAGAATACTAGAATCACCGTTAGTGGATTTGATAAGAGTGCAATTGGTCAGTTTGCTGCTTCAATTAGGAAATGGAGACCCCCTGAACCATACAAGGGTAAAGGAGTGAAATATGCCGATGAAGTTGTaagaagaaaggaaggaaaagccGGTAAGAAGAAGTAA
- the LOC120001010 gene encoding protein DETOXIFICATION 40-like translates to MQSSTKDINQPLLDSKSPSITTNRPHGSTDELENILSDITVPFSQRMWIATRIESKLLFKLAAPAVIVYMINYLMSMSTNISCGQLGNLELAASSLGNTGIQMFAYGLMLGMGSAVETLCGQAYGAQKYEMLGIYLQKSTILLTLTGILLSIIYIFSRKILIFLGESPEIASAASIFVFGLIPQIFAYAVNFPIQKFMQAQSIIAPSAYISAVTLIIHVFLSWLTVYKLGFGLLGASLVLSFSWWIVVIAQFVYIVKSEKCRYTWRGFSAQAFTGLPAFFKLSAASAVMLCLETWYLQLLVLLAGLLENPQLALDSLSICMSIVGWAFMTIVGFNAAASVRVGNELGSKHPKSAAFSVIVVNSISLIISVIVAIILLTLRDVVSYIFTEGEEVAAAVSDLCPLLAITIILNSVQPVMSGVAVGCGWQAFVTKVNVGCYYLVGIPFGVILGFYFNLGAKGIWSGMLCGTAMQTIILLWVTFRTDWNKEVEESLKRLDEWGREDKKQPLLS, encoded by the exons ATGCAATCCTCAACAAAAGATATCAATCAACCTCTGCTTGATTCCAAGTCTCCTTCAATTACAACAAACCGACCTCATGGATCCACCGACGAGCTCGAAAACATTTTGTCAGACATTACGGTGCCATTCTCGCAGCGTATGTGGATTGCGACCAGAATTGAATCTAAGCTTCTCTTCAAATTGGCTGCGCCTGCTGTCATTGTTTATATGATCAATTATCTCATGTCCATGTCCACAAATATCTCCTGCGGCCAACTCGGAAACCTCGAGCTTGCTGCGTCCTCTCTCGGCAACACTGGCATCCAAATGTTCGCTTATGGTCTCATG TTGGGAATGGGAAGTGCAGTGGAGACTCTATGTGGACAAGCATATGGTGCACAAAAGTACGAAATGCTAGGCATATACCTTCAAAAATCAACAATTCTTCTAACTCTTACTGGAATCCTACTATCAATCATCTACATTTTCTCcagaaaaattttaattttccttGGTGAATCCCCAGAGATCGCATCAGCAGCATCAATCTTCGTCTTCGGCCTTATCCCTCAAATTTTTGCGTACGCCGTGAACTTTCCAATTCAAAAATTTATGCAAGCACAAAGCATAATAGCTCCAAGTGCATACATATCAGCTGTCACGCTTATAATCCATGTATTCCTAAGTTGGCTCACTGTGTATAAACTTGGGTTTGGATTGTTAGGTGCATCCCTTGTGTTGAGCTTTTCTTGGTGGATTGTTGTGATAGCTCAGTTCGTATATATTGTTAAGAGTGAGAAGTGTAGATACACATGGAGAGGATTTAGTGCACAAGCCTTCACTGGACTACCTGCGTTCTTCAAGTTATCGGCTGCATCGGCAGTGATGCTTTGCTTGGAGACTTGGTACTTACAActtcttgttctattggcaGGGTTACTAGAGAATCCTCAGTTGGCCTTAGATTCCCTTTCAATCTG CATGTCAATTGTGGGATGGGCTTTTATGACAATAGTCGGCTTCAATGCAGCGGCAAG TGTGAGAGTTGGGAATGAACTGGGATCTAAGCATCCAAAGTCAGCAGCATTTTCTGTAATAGTTGTGAACTCGATCTCTCTCATAATATCGGTAATCGTAGCAATTATATTGTTGACATTACGCGATGTCGTAAGTTACATCTTCACGGAAGGTGAAGAAGTCGCTGCAGCTGTCTCAGATCTCTGCCCGCTTCTAGCTATCACCATTATCCTCAACTCTGTGCAACCTGTTATGTCTG GTGTGGCTGTTGGATGTGGATGGCAAGCTTTTGTAACAAAAGTTAATGTGGGATGTTACTATTTAGTTGGCATCCCCTTTGGTGTAATTCTTGGTTTTTACTTCAATCTGGGTGCCAAG GGGATATGGTCAGGAATGCTTTGTGGGACTGCAATGCAGACCATCATTTTGTTATGGGTAACATTTCGTACAGATTGGAATAAAGAG GTTGAAGAATCTTTGAAGAGATTGGATGAGTGGGGGAGGGAGGACAAGAAGCAGCCACTTTTGAGTTGA